In one Mucilaginibacter ginsenosidivorax genomic region, the following are encoded:
- a CDS encoding DUF6443 domain-containing protein has translation MEEKINTKVKNKMFLTEKVLATLLITICISSTSFAQSPDQNYVISKVSRVSGLMDDATLTTASSDKSKVQTIIQYVDGIGRPIQTILSKASPLGYDIVTTQGYDSYGREVKHYLPYVPSTGTAGNYRSDALTSAQAAFYNTPPSGIVQIPSSTQIAYGETRFETSPLNRAVEQGAPGLSWKIGGGHTGTFTYSSNTSSDAVKLWVLNTSGSGASYSGSYGDGKLTKTITVNENGNSLIEFKDIDSRVICRKVQSGASTFLVTDYVYDDLGRLRYVIPPLPTASGANSAVVLPSTFDETTTVFLNFFYGYHYDDLDRPTEKKIPGQGWQYLVYDKMDRPIMSQDPNQKTLGYWIVTKYDALGRIVMTGELTSSSTRSSFQAAADASTNNVWEDFTNATTNYGYTHVSYPDISPGTGKKALTISYYDNYDVLSNPSVNPNSAIFSAPSSTIDSLDKFPRSLITASLTNILGTGNYIFSVNHYDKDARVVRTISQHFQGSILAYNKYNTRDNQYSFQGKSTQSIRRHYLPASSSPQVTILTAVSYDHMNRPLLNQQQYTTPTITGLLVTISKSDYNEIGQLKTKHLHNTTAGTPTNSGFLQHIDYRYNSRGWITRINDASNINYTDETFTSQLDIFSENLDYDQITNGLGGTAQYNGNISNIKWQTKLPTSVTLTQEYKGYLFTYDPLNRLTNAAYKAQTVANNSAYDETTSYDELGNILTLTRKNGASSTLNNLAYSYTIAGTRSNKLLSVTDSGIEAMTSNYTYDSNGNLLTDSYKTIAATNPIVYNERNLPSLVTITTGSKTLTYRYDAAGRKLERLTKLGSTVAEDRFYDDGIEYTGNTIESIQTAEGRTLPTSGGYIFEYYITDHLGNIRAMFGDKNNDGMLTADEITQVNDYYPFGRKINYGQSFTSNPDNTYSYNGKELQKDIAEYDYGARFYDPVIARWNTIDPLAEIGRRFSPYIYVENNPIRMIDPDGMTATYSGGNEYYDGEDAVNWALGRQIHGIKEESKGKAIFISFPDKTAEVPRNLNGLREVVKKLTGDSKVPVGHAGVVVIDAKGKTTYYDFGRFDRPDLAAKGQERGVDEGAVRSSLHYGKALQIPDWDFKLTDEENVTKILTKLHNSPLLKEDGRIVGALASNLDADAMNNYARSAEAEGYSPFGGYSSSSTSVCDGTYCAKFARNVGKAGGVSWGWFTFQGIGNISDIESNYNVKRVEIPKVTP, from the coding sequence ATGGAAGAGAAAATCAACACAAAAGTGAAAAACAAGATGTTTTTAACCGAAAAAGTTCTTGCAACGCTGTTAATAACCATATGTATCTCGAGTACATCATTTGCCCAATCCCCCGACCAGAATTACGTAATCAGCAAGGTCAGTCGGGTCAGTGGGTTGATGGATGACGCTACGCTTACAACAGCCAGTTCTGATAAATCGAAAGTTCAAACGATTATCCAATATGTCGATGGAATTGGCAGACCGATACAAACAATTCTATCAAAAGCGTCTCCGTTAGGATATGATATTGTTACCACACAGGGTTATGATTCATATGGAAGGGAAGTAAAACATTATTTACCCTATGTACCATCAACAGGTACTGCTGGAAATTACAGGTCTGATGCATTAACCAGTGCGCAAGCTGCTTTTTACAATACACCCCCATCAGGAATTGTTCAGATCCCATCTTCAACACAAATAGCATATGGTGAAACAAGATTTGAAACGTCGCCACTCAATCGTGCTGTAGAACAAGGAGCACCAGGTCTTTCATGGAAAATTGGAGGCGGGCACACGGGTACATTTACATATTCTTCAAACACATCAAGCGATGCAGTTAAATTGTGGGTGTTAAATACGAGTGGGTCAGGCGCGTCTTATTCAGGGTCGTATGGAGACGGAAAATTAACCAAAACAATCACTGTTAACGAAAATGGAAACTCGCTTATCGAATTTAAAGATATTGATAGCAGGGTAATTTGCAGAAAAGTTCAATCAGGAGCGAGTACCTTTCTGGTGACAGATTATGTGTACGACGACTTAGGTCGCCTACGCTATGTTATCCCGCCATTGCCGACAGCTTCAGGGGCAAATTCAGCGGTTGTTTTACCTTCTACTTTTGATGAAACTACCACGGTGTTTCTTAACTTCTTTTACGGTTATCATTATGATGACTTGGACAGACCTACGGAGAAGAAAATTCCTGGACAGGGCTGGCAATACTTGGTCTACGATAAAATGGATAGACCAATAATGAGCCAAGATCCCAATCAAAAAACTCTGGGCTATTGGATTGTAACCAAATATGACGCCTTAGGAAGGATTGTTATGACTGGTGAGCTTACAAGCTCTTCGACTCGCAGTTCTTTTCAGGCAGCAGCAGATGCATCAACTAATAATGTATGGGAAGATTTTACAAATGCTACTACAAATTATGGCTATACCCACGTAAGCTATCCAGATATTAGTCCAGGAACAGGAAAAAAAGCACTAACAATAAGTTACTATGACAATTATGATGTATTGTCAAATCCTTCTGTAAACCCCAATTCGGCAATCTTTTCGGCTCCATCCTCGACAATTGATTCACTTGATAAATTCCCAAGAAGTTTAATTACCGCATCATTGACAAATATTCTTGGAACCGGCAATTATATATTTTCAGTGAATCATTACGATAAAGATGCACGCGTTGTAAGAACAATAAGTCAGCACTTCCAAGGAAGCATCTTAGCTTACAATAAATACAATACTAGGGACAATCAATATAGTTTTCAAGGAAAATCCACACAGAGTATAAGGAGACATTATTTACCTGCTTCCAGCAGCCCACAAGTTACGATTCTGACGGCCGTTTCATATGATCACATGAATAGGCCCTTGCTTAACCAGCAACAATATACGACGCCAACCATCACAGGGCTGCTTGTAACGATTTCAAAAAGCGACTATAATGAAATCGGACAACTAAAAACAAAACATTTACATAATACGACAGCGGGAACACCAACAAATTCAGGATTTTTGCAACATATTGACTACCGTTATAATAGCCGCGGCTGGATAACCAGGATAAATGACGCCTCAAATATCAATTACACAGATGAGACATTTACTTCGCAGCTTGACATTTTTTCCGAAAACTTAGATTATGATCAGATCACCAATGGATTAGGTGGAACGGCACAATATAACGGAAACATTAGCAATATTAAATGGCAAACTAAATTACCAACTTCAGTTACTTTAACGCAGGAGTATAAAGGTTACCTCTTTACCTATGACCCATTAAATAGATTAACAAATGCCGCTTACAAGGCACAAACAGTCGCAAATAATTCTGCTTATGATGAAACTACTAGCTATGACGAACTCGGCAATATTTTGACACTAACAAGAAAAAACGGCGCTTCGAGTACACTTAATAACCTTGCCTACAGTTACACAATTGCAGGCACCAGAAGCAATAAGTTGTTGTCTGTTACCGATTCGGGCATAGAGGCAATGACTTCAAACTATACTTATGATTCAAATGGTAATTTGCTCACAGACAGTTACAAGACCATTGCAGCCACAAATCCAATTGTTTATAATGAACGAAACTTACCAAGCCTGGTTACAATTACCACAGGAAGCAAGACACTTACTTATAGATATGATGCCGCAGGAAGAAAATTAGAGCGATTAACGAAATTAGGTTCTACTGTGGCTGAAGATCGTTTCTATGACGATGGAATTGAATATACTGGAAATACTATTGAATCAATTCAAACTGCGGAAGGCCGAACCTTGCCAACATCCGGTGGATATATTTTTGAATATTATATAACAGATCATTTGGGTAACATCCGGGCGATGTTTGGAGATAAGAACAACGATGGCATGTTAACAGCAGATGAAATAACCCAGGTAAATGATTACTATCCTTTTGGCAGGAAAATCAATTATGGTCAATCATTTACTTCAAATCCTGACAATACTTATAGTTACAATGGAAAGGAATTGCAAAAGGATATTGCTGAGTATGATTATGGTGCGCGGTTCTATGATCCTGTAATTGCAAGATGGAACACAATAGATCCGTTAGCCGAAATAGGTAGAAGATTTAGTCCCTATATATATGTCGAAAATAATCCTATTAGGATGATAGATCCTGATGGAATGACTGCAACATATTCAGGAGGGAATGAATATTACGATGGAGAAGATGCAGTAAACTGGGCTTTAGGACGTCAAATTCATGGGATAAAAGAAGAATCCAAAGGCAAGGCTATATTTATTTCATTCCCAGATAAGACAGCAGAAGTACCACGAAATCTAAATGGACTTAGAGAGGTCGTCAAAAAATTAACAGGCGATAGTAAAGTACCCGTGGGGCATGCGGGAGTCGTTGTTATTGATGCAAAGGGAAAAACGACATATTATGATTTTGGGCGATTTGACCGCCCAGATCTGGCTGCCAAAGGCCAAGAAAGAGGAGTAGATGAAGGTGCTGTTAGATCAAGCTTGCACTATGGAAAAGCGCTACAAATACCGGACTGGGACTTTAAATTAACTGACGAAGAAAACGTAACAAAAATTCTCACCAAACTGCATAACTCACCTCTTTTGAAAGAAGATGGGCGAATAGTAGGAGCATTAGCATCTAACCTTGATGCGGACGCTATGAATAATTATGCTAGAAGTGCAGAAGCAGAAGGTTATTCACCTTTTGGAGGTTATTCAAGTTCAAGTACTTCAGTTTGTGATGGGACTTACTGTGCTAAATTTGCAAGAAATGTTGGAAAAGCTGGCGGTGTCAGTTGGGGGTGGTTTACTTTTCAGGGTATAGGCAATATAAGTGATATTGAAAGCAACTATAACGTAAAGAGAGTTGAAATACCTAAAGTTACGCCTTGA
- a CDS encoding gliding motility-associated C-terminal domain-containing protein yields MWFRNLMILVLLIPSKVYSQQDVDFHLNGHFLAEKTILKIKRNFNDPYVWVLAKDNAVYRLNSITKVIEDYSAKFGGYGNLKFIDIAGQNGDAFFIATNENIVIQYKNGDIKLIDGSNGLADKVNDIGFDYNKIFLAETANVLLIGTINGLYRYNTDTEKLILNSNKTNSQVFEASYRKLMFSGTYYIHDVTPDTVQYVPAAPFGDRTLFQHFVWLGGKSFGNTINTAYYTSPMIYDFHDYASYMNLFWGNDRGMFQINGNASYNSARQFKHYLNNITVNKISGIYGLTSFGNGHAFFNPGIIKETLLIGTNSGLYFSSSVYDYYGNNDQLNNFTLFHYDELGKVQVNDISVNAFSTTEPICEDGVWLATNNGVYLIKPDYAKYLNPEHAQLTTFKDKGYDIKEEKVCEGEFAHLLADPFSTGTSAIQWFKDGIELAGESNNDLTTDKSGDYYAILYDPCQNIHFESNHLKVKVISPPVFSFDYPTQLTFCEGAVSTLKVTGDPAYQYRWYKDGMLTGDINAELQITNPGKYKVEVSACENSWIPSREVQMDFISLPSPVIKADKNAYCIGEQAVLDAGILPGNGYRINWIRDGLAVSQWANQNKVSTNVPGNYSVFISSDQLAGCNKASAVIPITFNPIPEVNILQTVKTGLCEGQSVELKAKYSGSTVKWSTGETSDKIKVTASGTYSVTTFSDAGCTADASTQVQFHPVPVLTMKDTSICVSSMKHITITAPAGFVKYVWNGQNGTNSYQADHPQQVTLTVTDENGCEATRDITISDECPDASIPNAFSPNGDGVNDTWVIKGFENDPAVVVSVFNRYGTKLFESKGYRNPWNGKFNGKILPPGVYYYMISPNNKRKTLSGNVTIMY; encoded by the coding sequence ATGTGGTTTCGCAATCTGATGATTCTCGTTTTATTGATTCCCTCAAAAGTTTACAGCCAACAAGATGTAGACTTTCATTTAAACGGGCATTTCCTCGCGGAGAAAACCATACTAAAAATTAAACGGAATTTCAATGATCCTTACGTATGGGTGCTGGCGAAAGATAATGCTGTTTACCGCTTAAACAGTATCACCAAAGTTATAGAGGATTATAGCGCTAAATTCGGCGGATATGGGAACCTGAAATTTATTGACATTGCCGGGCAAAACGGGGACGCTTTCTTTATTGCAACCAATGAAAATATTGTCATTCAATACAAAAACGGGGACATCAAGCTAATTGATGGTTCGAATGGGTTGGCAGATAAAGTTAACGATATCGGTTTTGATTATAATAAGATTTTCCTTGCGGAAACAGCAAACGTATTGTTGATCGGAACCATTAACGGATTGTATCGGTACAATACCGATACAGAAAAATTGATCCTTAACTCAAATAAGACAAACAGCCAGGTATTTGAAGCCTCTTACCGCAAATTGATGTTTAGCGGTACGTATTACATACATGATGTAACTCCTGATACAGTACAATATGTACCGGCAGCACCTTTTGGAGACAGGACCTTATTTCAACATTTTGTATGGCTGGGCGGGAAGTCATTTGGAAACACGATCAATACTGCTTACTATACAAGTCCTATGATCTATGATTTTCATGACTATGCCAGTTATATGAACCTTTTCTGGGGAAATGACAGGGGCATGTTCCAGATCAACGGAAATGCGAGTTATAACAGTGCCAGACAGTTTAAACATTACCTTAATAATATTACGGTAAATAAAATTTCAGGAATTTACGGCCTTACTTCTTTTGGCAATGGCCATGCCTTTTTTAATCCGGGGATTATAAAGGAAACCTTATTGATCGGCACAAACTCCGGGTTGTACTTCAGCAGCTCTGTTTATGATTATTACGGAAATAATGACCAGTTAAATAATTTTACCCTTTTTCATTATGATGAACTTGGCAAAGTGCAGGTCAATGATATTTCTGTAAATGCCTTTTCTACCACGGAGCCGATCTGTGAAGACGGTGTATGGCTGGCAACCAACAATGGCGTTTATTTGATCAAGCCGGATTATGCCAAATATCTAAATCCTGAGCATGCGCAGCTGACCACTTTTAAAGACAAAGGGTACGATATTAAAGAAGAAAAAGTATGCGAGGGTGAATTTGCTCACCTGCTGGCTGATCCCTTCAGTACCGGAACCAGTGCTATACAATGGTTTAAAGATGGCATTGAGTTGGCAGGCGAAAGCAACAATGATTTAACTACCGATAAATCCGGCGATTACTATGCGATATTGTATGACCCGTGCCAAAATATTCATTTTGAAAGCAACCATCTAAAAGTCAAAGTCATTTCTCCCCCGGTATTTAGTTTTGATTATCCTACTCAATTAACGTTCTGTGAAGGAGCTGTATCCACATTGAAGGTTACGGGCGATCCGGCTTATCAATACAGGTGGTATAAAGACGGGATGCTCACAGGGGACATTAATGCAGAGCTGCAAATAACCAACCCTGGAAAGTACAAAGTAGAAGTAAGTGCCTGCGAGAATAGCTGGATACCTTCCAGGGAAGTACAAATGGATTTTATCTCCTTGCCTTCACCGGTAATTAAAGCCGATAAAAATGCGTATTGCATTGGAGAGCAGGCCGTTCTTGATGCGGGAATCTTACCGGGGAACGGATACCGGATAAACTGGATAAGGGATGGTTTGGCTGTAAGTCAGTGGGCCAATCAAAATAAGGTAAGCACGAATGTACCGGGTAATTACAGCGTGTTTATATCAAGTGATCAACTCGCCGGTTGCAATAAGGCATCAGCCGTGATACCCATCACTTTTAATCCAATACCCGAAGTAAACATCCTGCAAACCGTTAAAACAGGTTTATGTGAAGGGCAATCAGTCGAACTAAAGGCGAAATACAGCGGTAGTACCGTGAAATGGTCTACCGGTGAAACAAGTGACAAAATTAAGGTAACGGCTTCGGGAACATATTCGGTAACTACATTCTCTGATGCAGGATGTACCGCAGATGCCAGTACTCAGGTACAATTTCACCCGGTACCTGTTTTAACAATGAAAGATACTTCCATATGCGTATCCTCAATGAAGCATATTACAATAACGGCACCTGCGGGATTTGTGAAGTATGTATGGAACGGGCAAAACGGTACTAATTCCTATCAGGCAGATCATCCCCAACAGGTAACCCTCACTGTTACGGACGAAAACGGCTGTGAGGCAACCCGGGATATAACGATTTCCGATGAATGCCCGGATGCAAGTATCCCAAATGCCTTTTCCCCCAACGGTGATGGTGTGAATGATACCTGGGTTATTAAAGGTTTTGAAAATGACCCGGCAGTGGTGGTCAGCGTTTTTAACCGCTATGGAACAAAATTATTTGAAAGCAAAGGTTATCGGAATCCCTGGAATGGAAAATTTAATGGTAAAATACTGCCTCCCGGAGTATATTACTATATGATCTCTCCAAATAACAAAAGAAAAACTTTAAGTGGTAATGTGACTATTATGTATTGA
- a CDS encoding HEPN domain-containing protein, whose product MEKQPIKLSDGQHRELREIAKVLTSNYQIEKVICFGALSSMTTANTCFMPPDHSTKNTYYLLVLTTETKRIEYVMQDFISSHFPGVFIIAHGVSTVMEAVYRYDRFFVDACLNGLLVYTSDGFAMTPEFVAENIEDSYLKDEEAFSRMYSMASGFLESALDCFEKGFFNNVAFLLHQSVEQACRGLIRLYTGYRADIHNIDRLLFLCECFSAEPAMLFKRHFKEDKRLFRVLAGSYTEARYRDNYEVGDQDGDKLCSLVKAFLDLTLKLSSKVPHEVTARTTVEEQAAVVDYSPAQPVSL is encoded by the coding sequence ATGGAAAAACAGCCAATAAAACTTAGCGACGGACAACATAGAGAACTGCGGGAAATTGCAAAAGTATTGACCAGCAATTACCAAATTGAAAAGGTCATTTGCTTTGGCGCGTTAAGTTCCATGACTACAGCTAACACCTGTTTTATGCCGCCAGATCACAGTACGAAAAATACCTATTACCTGTTGGTACTGACCACAGAGACCAAAAGGATTGAATATGTCATGCAGGATTTTATCAGTAGCCATTTCCCCGGCGTATTTATCATTGCGCATGGGGTGTCTACGGTTATGGAGGCGGTGTACAGGTACGACCGGTTCTTTGTGGATGCCTGTCTGAATGGCCTGTTGGTATACACGTCAGATGGTTTTGCCATGACCCCAGAATTTGTTGCTGAAAATATAGAGGATAGTTATTTAAAAGACGAGGAAGCTTTTTCCCGAATGTACAGTATGGCTTCCGGCTTTTTAGAAAGCGCCTTAGACTGCTTTGAAAAAGGATTTTTTAATAATGTGGCTTTCCTGCTGCACCAGTCAGTAGAACAAGCCTGCCGTGGATTGATCCGGTTATACACCGGTTACCGGGCCGATATCCACAACATTGACCGTCTGCTGTTTCTTTGTGAATGTTTTTCCGCCGAACCTGCTATGCTTTTTAAGCGGCACTTTAAAGAAGATAAAAGACTGTTCCGGGTATTGGCCGGAAGTTATACAGAGGCAAGATACAGGGACAATTACGAGGTCGGGGATCAAGATGGAGACAAACTTTGCTCACTTGTTAAAGCATTCCTTGACCTGACGCTTAAATTGTCATCAAAAGTACCGCACGAGGTAACCGCTAGGACCACAGTGGAAGAACAGGCAGCAGTCGTGGATTATTCCCCGGCCCAGCCTGTCTCCCTGTGA